In Streptomyces sp. P9-A4, the genomic window CGCCCCCGCCGACCTCTCCGCCCAGGACCTGGCCCGCGAGACGGCGGCGGCCGGCGGGCGGAACACCTGGACCGAACGGGCCGACGCCCACGACCTGGTGGACACGCCCACCCGGGTCCTCGGCCTGGCCACCCGTACCGCCCTCGACGCAGCCGAACTGCCGCTCGCGCTGCGCCAGCTCCTCGGCCGCTGCACGCTCCACTCGGTGCCGGCCCTCTCGCTCACGGGCCGCCCCACCGGCGAGCCCGCCCCGGTCGAAGGGGTCCTGGAGGAGACGGTGATGCGGCTGCGCGACCCCGACGGCGGCACGCTCATCGTGGAGCGGCCCTACCTTCCCTTCACCCCGACCGAGTTCGCCCGCGCCCGCGCCCTCGTGGAGCTCGACGCGCGGCTCGGCCCGCGCGTCCCGCGCAGCCAGGACGTGCTGACCCTGCCCGAGGGCAACGAGATCACCGTCCGCCGCGCCGACCAGCGCGATCTGCGCGCCGCGCGCGCGATGCACGACCGCTGCTCGGCCCGCACCCTCGGGCTGCGCTACCACGGCCCGGTCGGCGACGCGGACCGGTACCTCGACCATCTGCTCAGCCCCCGCTTCGGCCGCACCCTCGCCGTCCAGACGACCTCCGGCCGTCTGGTCGCCCTCGGTCACCTGCTGTGGGACGGCGACGAGACGGAGGTCGCGCTGATGGTGGAGGACGACTGGCAGCGGCGCGGCATCGGCGCCGAACTCCTCGGCCGGCTCGTGGCCATGGCCGAGGAGGCCGGCTGCGCGAGCGTGTACGCCGTCACCCAGTCGTCCAACACCGGGATGGTGGCCGCGATGCGCGCCCTCAGCCTGCCCCTCGACTACCAGATCGAGGAAGGCACGCTGGTGATCACCGCCCGGCTGACTCCGGCACCTCGGCCGACCGGCCGGCCCCGGCAGGAACAGCGGAACCGGTAACGGCGGCGGAAGCGGCGGCCACGGCGAGCGGCTGCTCGGAAGGCGAAGGGCTGAGCGCCTGCGTGAGGTCCCGCCACAGGTCCTCGACGTCCTCCAGGCCGACCGACATCCGCAGCAGCCGGTCGCTGACGCCCGCCGAGCGCCGGTCCCCCTCGGCCACGATCCGGTGGCTGATGGAGGCCGGGTGCTGGATGAGGGTGTCGACGCTGCCGAGGCTGACCGCCGGGGTGATCAGCCGGACTCCGGCGATGACGTCGTGCGGATCGCCGTACACCTCGAAGGCGATCATCGCGCCGCCGATCCGCGGGTAGTGGACCCGCGCGATCCGTGGATCGGTGGCGAGCCGCCGTACGAGCTCCGCCGCCGTGGCCGACGCCGCCCTGACCCGTACCGGCAGGGTCGAGAGACCGCGCAGCAGCAGATAGCCGGCGAGCGGGTGCAGCACCCCGCCGGTGGCGAAGCGGACCTGCCGGAGGGTGCGGGCGAACTCCTCGTCGCAGGCGACGATCCCGCCCATGACGTCCCCGTGCCCGCCGAGGTACTTGGTCGCGCTGTGCAGCACGATCCGGGCACCCTGCTCGACCGGCCGCTGGAGCACCGGGGTGGCGAAGGTGTTGTCGACCAGGAGCGGCACGGAGCCGCAGGAGTGCGCCAGGGCGCGGATGTCCGCCTCGGCGAGGGTCGGGTTGGCGGGCGACTCGACCATCACCAGGCCGGTGTCGGGCCGGATCGCGTCCGCGATGCCCGCCGGGTCGGTCCAGGTCACCTCGGTGCCGAGCAGCCCGGCGTCGAGCAGGTGGTCGCTGCACCCGTACAGGGGGCGTACCGCGACGACATGGCGCAGGCCCTGGCTCGCCCGTGCGAGCAGGACGGCGGTGAGGGCGGCCATGCCGCTCGCGAAGGCGACGGCGGCCTCGGTGCCTTCGAGGCGGGCGAGGGCTTCCTCGAAGCGGGCGACGGTGGGGTTGTCGAGGCGGGCGTAGACGGGCGGCCCGTCGAGTCGCGCGCCGGTGGTGGCGAACTCGTCGATCCGGGCGGCCTCGGCCCGGGCGTCGTACGAGGGGTAGGTGGTGGACAGGTCGAGCGGCGGGGCGTGCAGCCCGAGCGAGGCGAGGTCTTCGCGGCCGGCGTGCACGGCTTCGGTGGCGAGGGCCCTCGGGGTGGCCGAGGGGCCGTAGTCCATGGCGTCCATGGCGGCACTGTGAACGGATACCGGGACGTAGGGGGGAAGGCCCGTGTTACGTTCGCCGAATGGCTGATTCTGTCGTACTGGACGCGGTCGATCTGCACATTCTTCGCCTCCTGCAGAACGACGCCCGGACCACCTACCGGGAACTCGCCGCCGAGGTCGGGGTGGCCCCCTCGACCTGCCTGGACCGGGTCGCACGGCTGCGGCGCACGGGTGTGATCCTCGGACACCAGCTACGACTGGATCCGGCCAAACTCGGCCGTGGACTGGAAGCGCTGCTCCTCGTCCAGGTCCGCCCGCACCGGCGGGAACTGATCGGCCCGTTCGTCGACCGGATCCGCGCCCTCCCGGAGTCCCGGGCCCTCTTCCATCTGACGGGGCCCGACGACTACTTGGTGCACGTGGCCGTGGCAGACCCCTCCGACCTGCAACGACTCGTGCTCGACGAGTTCACTTCGCGCCGCGAGGTGGCCCGTGTGGAGACCCGGCTGATCTTCCAGCAGTGGGAGTGCGGGCCGCTTCTGCCACCCTCGGCGGGCCCTTCCTTGTCAGCCGACTGAGGCCGGACGAGGGTGACGCGGGCCCGCCGGAGGCGCCAGGATGGCCCCCATGCCAGAGACTTCCAGCAGCCCGCTGCCCCGCCAGGTCGCCGACGACCACGTCGACGCACTCATCGCCCTCGACCCGATCACCGGTACGTACCTGGGGGTCAAAGAGAGTGCCGGACTGCTGCCCGACTTCTCGCCGGCCGGCCAGCGGGCGGTGGCCGACCTCGCCCGCCGTACGCTCGCCCGGCTCGACGAGGCGGAACGCGCCCCGGGCGCGGACGACGCGGCGGAACGCCGCTGCGCCCGGCTGCTGCGGGAGCGTCTGACGGCCGAACTCGCCGTGCACGAGGCCGAGGAGGCCCTCTGCGCGGTCAGCAATATGCGCTCGCCCGCGCACAGCGTCCGCATCGTCTTCACCGTCATGCCGACGGAGACCGAGGAGGACTGGACGGCGGTGGCGTCCCGGCTCCGGGCCGTCCCGGCCGCCCTCGAGGGCTACCGTGCCTCGCTCGCGCTGGGGCTCGGGCGCAAGCTGTTCGGCGGGCCGCGTCCGACCGCCACCTTCGTCGACCAGCTCACCGAGTGGGCGGGTGCCGGGGACGGAAGGCCGGGCTGGTTCGAGGAGTTCGCGGCCACGGGCCCCGCGGATCTGCCGGAGGACCTGCGCGCCGGGCTGGTGAAGGCCGGCCGGGGGGCGACCGAGGCGGTCACGGCGCTGCGGGACTGGATGCGGGACGTGTACGCCCCCGCCGTCGCCGACGCCCCGGACACGGTGGGCCGCGAGCGGTACCAGCGGTGGACCCGCTACTTCAACGGCACGGAACTGGACCTCGACCAGGCGTACGCGTACGGCTGGACCGAGTACCACCGGCTGCTCGGCGAGATGCGGACCGAGGCTGAGCGCATCCTGCCCGGCGCCGGCCCCTGGGAGGCGCTGGCCCACCTCGACGAGCACGGCGCGCACATCGAGGGCGTGGAGGAGGTGCGGGTCTGGCTCCAGGAGCTGATGGACGAGGCCGTCGAGGCGCTCGACGGCACCCACTTCGAACTGGCCGAGCGGGTACGGCGGGTGGAGTCGCGGATCGCCCCGCCCGGAGGCGCCGCGGCCCCGTACTACACCGGTCCGTCCGAGGACTTCTCGCGCCCCGGCCGCACCTGGCTGCCGGTGGACGGCACCACGCGCTTCCCCGAGTACGACCTGGTGTCGACCTGGTACCACGAGGGCGTTCCGGGCCACCACCTCCAGATCGCGCAGTGGGTACACGTCGCCGACCGGCTCTCCCGCTACCAGGCGACGATCGGCAAGGTCAGCGCCAACATGGAGGGCTGGGCGCTCTACGCGGAGCGCCTGATGGACGAACTCGGCTTCCTGCCGGACGCCGAGCGGCGCCTCGGCTACCTCGACGGCCAGATGATGCGCGCCTGCCGGGTGATCGTGGACATCGGTATGCATCTGGGCCTGGAGATCCCGGCGGACTCGCCGTTCCACCCGGGCGAGCGGTGGACCCCGGAGCTGGCGCAGGAGTTCTTCCAGCGGCACAGCAGCCGTCCGCCGTCGTTCGTGGAGAGCGAG contains:
- a CDS encoding GNAT family N-acetyltransferase, which produces MTDVTSSKSTRRPHHWRHDLIELAALFTAVVVADTIAKTIAKGPDGPYLLVFSAIALAATAAFHTWWARRRGHADHAPPAAHTGGHSPTSAVSPSAMSPSAGSAPAAEGSAEGEGAETEGPVETTLWRMRTTVADTPGSLAALCTTLAGLRVDILTLQTHPLADGTVDEFLLRAPADLSAQDLARETAAAGGRNTWTERADAHDLVDTPTRVLGLATRTALDAAELPLALRQLLGRCTLHSVPALSLTGRPTGEPAPVEGVLEETVMRLRDPDGGTLIVERPYLPFTPTEFARARALVELDARLGPRVPRSQDVLTLPEGNEITVRRADQRDLRAARAMHDRCSARTLGLRYHGPVGDADRYLDHLLSPRFGRTLAVQTTSGRLVALGHLLWDGDETEVALMVEDDWQRRGIGAELLGRLVAMAEEAGCASVYAVTQSSNTGMVAAMRALSLPLDYQIEEGTLVITARLTPAPRPTGRPRQEQRNR
- a CDS encoding trans-sulfuration enzyme family protein yields the protein MDAMDYGPSATPRALATEAVHAGREDLASLGLHAPPLDLSTTYPSYDARAEAARIDEFATTGARLDGPPVYARLDNPTVARFEEALARLEGTEAAVAFASGMAALTAVLLARASQGLRHVVAVRPLYGCSDHLLDAGLLGTEVTWTDPAGIADAIRPDTGLVMVESPANPTLAEADIRALAHSCGSVPLLVDNTFATPVLQRPVEQGARIVLHSATKYLGGHGDVMGGIVACDEEFARTLRQVRFATGGVLHPLAGYLLLRGLSTLPVRVRAASATAAELVRRLATDPRIARVHYPRIGGAMIAFEVYGDPHDVIAGVRLITPAVSLGSVDTLIQHPASISHRIVAEGDRRSAGVSDRLLRMSVGLEDVEDLWRDLTQALSPSPSEQPLAVAAASAAVTGSAVPAGAGRSAEVPESAGR
- a CDS encoding Lrp/AsnC family transcriptional regulator, with the translated sequence MADSVVLDAVDLHILRLLQNDARTTYRELAAEVGVAPSTCLDRVARLRRTGVILGHQLRLDPAKLGRGLEALLLVQVRPHRRELIGPFVDRIRALPESRALFHLTGPDDYLVHVAVADPSDLQRLVLDEFTSRREVARVETRLIFQQWECGPLLPPSAGPSLSAD
- a CDS encoding DUF885 domain-containing protein, with product MPETSSSPLPRQVADDHVDALIALDPITGTYLGVKESAGLLPDFSPAGQRAVADLARRTLARLDEAERAPGADDAAERRCARLLRERLTAELAVHEAEEALCAVSNMRSPAHSVRIVFTVMPTETEEDWTAVASRLRAVPAALEGYRASLALGLGRKLFGGPRPTATFVDQLTEWAGAGDGRPGWFEEFAATGPADLPEDLRAGLVKAGRGATEAVTALRDWMRDVYAPAVADAPDTVGRERYQRWTRYFNGTELDLDQAYAYGWTEYHRLLGEMRTEAERILPGAGPWEALAHLDEHGAHIEGVEEVRVWLQELMDEAVEALDGTHFELAERVRRVESRIAPPGGAAAPYYTGPSEDFSRPGRTWLPVDGTTRFPEYDLVSTWYHEGVPGHHLQIAQWVHVADRLSRYQATIGKVSANMEGWALYAERLMDELGFLPDAERRLGYLDGQMMRACRVIVDIGMHLGLEIPADSPFHPGERWTPELAQEFFQRHSSRPPSFVESEMTRYLSVPGQAIGYKLGERAWLLGRANARAAHGEAFDAKAWHMAALSLGPLGLDDLVEELSRL